The candidate division KSB1 bacterium genome includes a region encoding these proteins:
- a CDS encoding SDR family oxidoreductase — protein sequence MSYLDELFGLKGKTAVIIGGGGVLAGSMADGLAQAGANIAIVDINLELAKHRAEQLAKRGVETLALMADASQKSALQSVSQEIDAVFGHVDILINAPGINSMTPFFEIQESEWDKILDVNLKSMFFACQIFGRRMIDQGTGGSIINISSASSGPPLSKVFTYSISKAGVNNLTQYLAREWAPYHIRVNAIAPGFFPAEQNRKILTEDRIAQIFNHTPMARFGDPAELIGAVIWLASDKASSFVTGAIIRVDGGFSAMTI from the coding sequence ATGAGTTACCTGGATGAACTTTTTGGTTTGAAAGGCAAGACTGCTGTCATTATTGGTGGTGGCGGAGTCTTGGCTGGCAGCATGGCGGATGGATTGGCCCAAGCTGGAGCGAATATCGCCATTGTCGATATTAACCTGGAGCTTGCGAAGCATCGAGCAGAGCAATTGGCCAAGCGAGGGGTTGAAACCCTGGCATTGATGGCTGATGCTTCCCAGAAGTCGGCCTTGCAGTCAGTTTCACAAGAAATCGATGCAGTTTTTGGGCATGTCGATATTTTGATCAATGCGCCTGGCATCAATTCGATGACGCCGTTTTTTGAGATTCAGGAATCGGAATGGGATAAGATTCTGGATGTAAATCTCAAGAGCATGTTTTTCGCTTGCCAGATATTTGGTCGCAGAATGATTGATCAGGGAACGGGGGGGAGCATTATCAATATCTCTTCAGCATCATCAGGGCCGCCGCTCTCAAAAGTGTTCACCTATAGTATTTCAAAAGCCGGGGTCAACAATTTGACCCAGTATCTGGCACGCGAGTGGGCGCCCTATCACATTCGGGTCAATGCGATCGCGCCAGGCTTTTTTCCAGCGGAACAGAACCGAAAGATCTTGACAGAGGATCGCATTGCTCAGATCTTCAACCATACGCCGATGGCGCGGTTCGGCGATCCTGCCGAATTGATCGGTGCGGTGATTTGGTTGGCCTCGGACAAGGCGTCGTCATTCGTCACAGGAGCGATCATTCGGGTGGACGGTGGCTTTTCAGCGATGACCATCTGA
- a CDS encoding antibiotic biosynthesis monooxygenase has protein sequence MYIVHVFCHVKPDQIENFKAAVVENARASVQEPGIARFDVIQQQDDPTRFVLVEVYRTEADTAKHKETPHYQKWREVVEPMLVTPRTRLVYSNIFPDDSGW, from the coding sequence ATGTACATTGTTCACGTGTTTTGTCATGTCAAACCGGATCAGATCGAAAATTTTAAAGCTGCTGTGGTCGAAAACGCCCGAGCGAGCGTTCAGGAGCCAGGAATCGCGCGGTTCGATGTGATTCAGCAGCAGGACGATCCGACCCGCTTTGTGTTGGTCGAAGTTTATCGGACGGAAGCGGATACTGCTAAACATAAAGAGACCCCACATTATCAAAAATGGCGAGAGGTGGTCGAGCCCATGTTGGTGACGCCGCGAACTCGACTGGTTTATTCCAACATTTTCCCAGACGATTCGGGATGGTGA
- a CDS encoding HAD hydrolase-like protein: MKFDRDSLINFQPKHEFFVGIDSDGCVFDSMEPKQKECFCPVTIEKWGLAPISKYAREAWEFVNLYSQDRGCNRFFALQKAFDLLRQREAVKRRGVVIPELTALKEWTSRETKLGNPALKAEIERTNSDELKKIYDWSLAVNEAVARVVKGVKPFPLVKESLEKLRDKADIIVVSGTPLEALMREWQENDIDHYVAIIAGQEVGSKKEQLQFTTQGKYAAGRGLMVGDAPGDLKAAKANKLLFYPIIPGQEEQSWERFYHEIIDQFLEGKYTAEVEQHFIAEFNAHLPEKPSWI, translated from the coding sequence ATGAAGTTTGATCGGGATAGTCTCATAAATTTTCAGCCGAAACATGAATTCTTTGTCGGGATCGATTCAGATGGATGCGTTTTTGACTCGATGGAGCCGAAGCAAAAGGAATGCTTCTGCCCAGTGACGATAGAGAAATGGGGCTTAGCACCGATTTCGAAATATGCACGCGAGGCTTGGGAGTTCGTCAATTTATACTCTCAGGATCGTGGCTGCAACCGCTTTTTTGCGCTGCAGAAGGCGTTCGATCTGCTGCGCCAGCGTGAGGCGGTGAAGCGTCGCGGGGTTGTTATTCCAGAGCTCACCGCGCTCAAGGAATGGACATCGCGGGAGACCAAACTTGGCAATCCTGCGTTAAAGGCTGAGATCGAGCGAACTAACAGCGATGAGCTCAAGAAAATTTATGATTGGAGTTTGGCGGTCAATGAGGCAGTGGCTCGGGTTGTTAAAGGCGTTAAGCCGTTTCCATTGGTGAAGGAAAGCCTGGAGAAACTTCGAGACAAGGCTGACATCATCGTGGTTTCTGGGACGCCATTGGAAGCGTTGATGCGCGAATGGCAGGAAAATGATATCGATCATTACGTTGCCATTATTGCTGGTCAGGAGGTTGGAAGCAAGAAAGAACAATTGCAGTTCACCACGCAAGGCAAGTATGCTGCTGGCAGAGGGCTGATGGTTGGGGATGCGCCTGGCGATCTCAAAGCTGCCAAAGCCAATAAACTGTTGTTCTACCCAATCATCCCAGGCCAGGAGGAACAATCCTGGGAGCGGTTTTATCATGAGATTATCGATCAATTTCTTGAAGGAAAATATACAGCGGAAGTTGAACAGCATTTCATTGCAGAATTTAATGCGCATCTTCCGGAGAAACCGAGTTGGATTTAA
- a CDS encoding iron-containing alcohol dehydrogenase has product MIQFDFATANRIIFGNGTSAQIGSIAKEFGQRAMVVTWDLSHPLFDRLGREGLELIPFFVSGEPTIELAEEAIERAREKRCELVIGIGGGSVIDTGKVVAAMLSNTGELLDYLEVIGRGKQLERRAVPYLAVPTTAGTGAEATRNAVLKSEQNGVKVSIRSAFMLPACAIVDPELTYSMPPSVTASTGLDALTQLMEAYVTKKANPLTDGLCREGIRRAARSLLRAFQNGHDAEPRADMSIASLFSGIALANAGLGAVHGFAAPLGGMFPAPHGVICARILPFVMETNIRALVRRQSNSPSLVRYKELAEIITGRPDANAEDGLTWIKDLCDQLQIPPLKRFGLAQKDIPKVVQKAKQASSMKGNPIELTDEELTEILEKAIGE; this is encoded by the coding sequence ATGATCCAATTTGATTTTGCGACAGCGAACCGAATCATATTCGGGAATGGGACAAGCGCCCAGATCGGCTCAATTGCCAAGGAATTCGGGCAACGTGCTATGGTAGTAACATGGGATTTGTCCCACCCGTTGTTCGACCGACTTGGCCGAGAGGGATTGGAATTGATCCCTTTTTTCGTAAGTGGCGAGCCAACGATTGAACTGGCAGAAGAAGCGATTGAGCGTGCCCGAGAGAAACGCTGCGAACTGGTAATTGGAATTGGAGGGGGAAGCGTAATAGATACGGGCAAAGTTGTGGCAGCGATGCTCAGCAATACCGGGGAGCTGCTGGATTATTTGGAGGTCATCGGTCGCGGCAAGCAGCTTGAACGTCGAGCAGTGCCATACTTGGCTGTTCCGACTACGGCTGGGACGGGTGCTGAGGCGACGCGAAACGCAGTGTTGAAATCGGAGCAGAATGGGGTGAAGGTGAGCATTCGCAGTGCTTTTATGTTGCCAGCCTGCGCTATCGTGGATCCAGAATTGACTTATTCGATGCCTCCCTCGGTCACTGCCAGCACCGGCCTGGACGCGCTGACCCAACTGATGGAGGCGTATGTGACGAAAAAGGCTAATCCGCTGACCGATGGACTCTGTCGTGAGGGGATTCGCCGAGCCGCTCGGTCATTGCTGCGGGCCTTTCAGAATGGTCATGATGCAGAGCCACGCGCTGATATGTCAATCGCAAGCTTGTTCAGCGGTATCGCTCTTGCCAATGCGGGATTAGGCGCGGTCCATGGCTTTGCTGCCCCTTTGGGCGGCATGTTTCCTGCTCCTCACGGTGTGATTTGCGCCAGAATTCTTCCGTTCGTCATGGAAACGAATATTCGCGCGCTGGTCAGAAGGCAGTCCAATTCTCCATCTTTGGTTCGATATAAAGAGTTGGCGGAAATCATCACTGGGAGGCCAGATGCAAATGCGGAAGATGGCTTGACCTGGATTAAAGATCTATGTGACCAACTTCAAATACCTCCGCTGAAGAGGTTCGGTTTGGCTCAAAAGGACATCCCAAAGGTCGTTCAAAAAGCGAAACAAGCCAGCAGCATGAAGGGAAATCCCATTGAACTCACCGATGAAGAACTCACCGAAATCTTAGAGAAAGCAATAGGGGAGTGA
- the gnd gene encoding decarboxylating NADP(+)-dependent phosphogluconate dehydrogenase, translated as MGVYDIGLIGLGVMGQNLALNIERHGFSVIGYDVDETKLKAAKQQFAGKNATIAFTLKQFIDGLQVPRKIMMMVPAGKAVDAVISELRSYLEPGDVLIDGGNSYFMDTERRNNDLKKDGILYVGTGVSGGEEGALWGPSIMPGGNPEAWPLVKPIFQAIAAKVPDGTPCCEWVGEGGAGHFVKMVHNGIEYGDMQMICEAYFIMERLLGLTPKEMREIFGRWNEGELNSYLIEITSHIMGKQDKETGKPMIEVILDTAGQKGTGKWTSQVALDLGIPAQTIAEAVFARTMTALKEERVAASKHLHGPQLQFKGEKKEFIEMIRQALYASKICSYAQGFQLMRAASVEYKWNLNYGNIALLWRSGCIIRAKFLDNIKQAFDRQPDLPNLLLDPYFKEAIERTQAAWRKVIATATEYGIWIPAFTSALAYYDGYRSERLPANLLQAQRDYFGAHTYERVDRPRGQFFHTHWLE; from the coding sequence ATGGGAGTTTATGATATTGGACTGATCGGACTGGGCGTCATGGGGCAGAATTTAGCCCTGAATATCGAGCGCCATGGCTTTTCAGTGATCGGTTATGATGTAGATGAAACGAAATTGAAGGCAGCTAAGCAACAATTTGCTGGCAAGAACGCTACCATTGCCTTTACGCTGAAGCAATTCATCGATGGTTTGCAGGTACCGAGGAAAATCATGATGATGGTCCCTGCGGGCAAAGCTGTGGATGCGGTAATCTCTGAGCTGAGGTCTTATCTCGAGCCCGGGGATGTGCTGATCGATGGCGGTAATAGTTATTTCATGGATACGGAGCGTCGGAATAATGATCTGAAGAAAGATGGAATCCTATATGTTGGGACAGGCGTCAGTGGGGGAGAAGAAGGTGCGCTTTGGGGACCTTCGATTATGCCTGGGGGCAATCCCGAGGCATGGCCGCTGGTGAAACCGATCTTTCAGGCGATTGCAGCCAAAGTACCGGATGGAACGCCGTGCTGCGAATGGGTTGGCGAAGGCGGAGCTGGTCATTTCGTCAAGATGGTGCACAACGGCATTGAGTATGGAGATATGCAGATGATCTGCGAGGCCTATTTCATCATGGAACGGCTCCTTGGATTGACCCCAAAAGAGATGCGAGAAATTTTTGGGCGTTGGAATGAAGGAGAGTTAAATAGTTATTTGATCGAGATCACCAGCCATATCATGGGAAAGCAGGACAAAGAGACGGGCAAGCCCATGATCGAAGTCATCTTGGATACTGCTGGTCAAAAGGGCACTGGGAAATGGACCAGTCAAGTGGCGCTGGATCTGGGGATTCCTGCTCAGACTATTGCTGAAGCGGTTTTTGCGCGAACGATGACCGCGCTGAAAGAGGAACGCGTTGCTGCTTCCAAACATCTCCATGGCCCCCAGCTTCAATTTAAGGGCGAGAAAAAAGAATTTATCGAAATGATCCGGCAAGCATTGTACGCCTCTAAGATTTGTTCCTATGCCCAGGGCTTTCAATTGATGCGAGCGGCTTCGGTGGAGTACAAGTGGAATTTGAACTACGGCAACATCGCGCTATTGTGGCGCAGTGGCTGCATCATTCGGGCAAAGTTTCTGGATAATATTAAGCAGGCATTCGATCGTCAGCCCGATCTGCCAAATCTGTTGTTGGATCCGTATTTTAAAGAGGCGATTGAACGAACTCAGGCAGCTTGGCGGAAAGTCATTGCCACTGCGACGGAATACGGGATTTGGATTCCTGCGTTCACTAGCGCGCTGGCTTATTACGATGGATATCGCAGCGAGCGGTTGCCCGCCAATCTGCTTCAGGCGCAGCGGGACTATTTTGGTGCCCATACGTATGAACGTGTAGATCGGCCTCGAGGACAATTTTTCCATACGCATTGGTTAGAATAA
- a CDS encoding right-handed parallel beta-helix repeat-containing protein has translation MNTVISKFIRVWRSWSCLFLLASQLLAGRYYVAPTGNDANPGTATLPWRSIKIANQRLQPGDTLNLRQGRYNETIQPVNSGTAVAPIVFRSYPSEVAVIHSRPVGVNLSGRSYIIIDGIYFERCNYFVRSYPEGFDHCTIRNCVMNEQTGWCGIEVGDGSSYNQVLDNFINGSGIEGDAIHIGSDDVGEKYGAQYNLIANNECTGTMHGGICCAGDRTQFNIIRNNYVHDIGDVSIATGALTRWVLIEGNRCQNPGGDPDGACGIQIRSDYTIVRRNIVTRDLHSKVDGSGAGIELQSTSERPWVRYNKVYHNVIANFNQGNTTWYGIKLAVYNTEVPFGPNIFKNNIIFNNGTGSQQGFQIGFTRMINALPLEYFDGNLISTGTFGQPVIYFFEYNRQQLSLAAAIAQYPEVFGSHNLDADPHFADKNKLDFQLTSQSPCIDAGVSLTKTVDEGSGTQIQVEDASYFCDGWGIIEGDVIQIGDHEPVQIIAIDYATQIVTINRALQWQAGEGVSFPYCGLAPEIGAHEYCVQKDTSAPRSPQNIKISGSL, from the coding sequence ATGAACACCGTAATTAGCAAATTCATTCGCGTCTGGCGAAGCTGGTCCTGTCTATTTCTTCTAGCAAGCCAATTATTGGCAGGAAGATACTATGTCGCCCCGACTGGAAATGATGCCAATCCCGGCACAGCGACATTGCCCTGGCGCAGCATCAAGATCGCCAATCAACGGCTTCAGCCAGGGGATACGCTCAATTTGAGACAGGGTCGTTATAACGAAACCATTCAACCGGTGAATAGCGGCACGGCAGTGGCTCCAATTGTATTCCGTTCCTATCCCTCCGAGGTCGCCGTCATCCATTCTCGTCCAGTCGGCGTCAATTTAAGTGGCCGCAGCTACATCATCATTGACGGCATCTATTTTGAACGATGCAATTATTTCGTTCGCTCATATCCTGAGGGATTCGACCATTGCACGATCCGAAACTGCGTGATGAACGAGCAGACTGGCTGGTGCGGCATCGAAGTGGGAGATGGGTCAAGTTACAATCAAGTCCTCGATAATTTTATCAACGGGTCAGGCATCGAGGGAGATGCAATTCATATCGGTTCCGACGATGTCGGCGAGAAATATGGCGCACAATATAATTTAATCGCCAATAATGAATGCACTGGAACCATGCACGGAGGGATTTGCTGCGCTGGAGACAGAACGCAATTCAATATCATTCGTAATAATTATGTCCATGATATTGGGGATGTCAGCATCGCCACTGGTGCGCTAACCCGCTGGGTGCTGATTGAAGGAAACCGCTGTCAGAATCCAGGCGGAGATCCCGATGGGGCATGCGGTATCCAAATCCGTTCCGATTACACAATTGTCCGTCGGAACATCGTGACCCGAGATTTACATTCTAAAGTCGATGGCAGCGGCGCTGGGATCGAATTGCAATCGACTTCAGAACGTCCTTGGGTGCGTTATAACAAGGTGTATCATAATGTGATTGCCAATTTCAATCAGGGGAACACCACATGGTATGGAATCAAGTTAGCAGTATATAATACTGAAGTGCCGTTTGGACCAAACATTTTTAAGAACAATATCATTTTCAACAACGGCACTGGTTCCCAGCAAGGCTTCCAAATCGGTTTTACACGAATGATTAACGCTCTCCCATTGGAATATTTCGATGGGAATCTTATTAGCACAGGGACGTTCGGCCAACCAGTTATCTACTTTTTTGAATATAACCGCCAGCAACTCAGCCTCGCTGCTGCAATTGCCCAATATCCCGAAGTGTTCGGCTCGCACAATCTCGATGCAGATCCTCATTTCGCTGACAAAAATAAATTGGATTTTCAGTTAACATCTCAATCGCCATGCATCGATGCAGGGGTCTCGTTGACTAAAACAGTAGATGAGGGTTCTGGAACACAAATTCAAGTAGAAGATGCTAGCTATTTTTGCGACGGATGGGGAATCATTGAAGGGGATGTGATTCAGATCGGCGATCATGAGCCGGTGCAAATTATCGCTATCGATTATGCAACCCAGATTGTCACAATCAATCGGGCATTGCAATGGCAAGCTGGTGAAGGCGTTTCGTTTCCCTACTGTGGCCTTGCACCAGAAATCGGAGCGCATGAGTATTGTGTTCAAAAAGACACCTCGGCTCCCAGATCGCCTCAAAATATCAAAATTTCTGGCTCACTTTGA
- a CDS encoding sugar kinase gives MGLSIKPASECKYDEISLGEIMLRLDPGEGRIHTARWFRAWEGGGEYNVARGLRRCFGLRTAVVTAFADNPVGRLIEDFILQGGVDVSLIKWVPYDGIGRTVRNGLNFTERGFGIRGAVGCSDRGNTAASQLKKGDFDWDMIFGELGVRWFHTGGIFAGLSPTTPEVILEAMAAAKKHGTVISYDLNYRPSLWKGIGGQQKAQEVNREIAKHVDVMIGNEEDFTASLGFEVEGVDEKLANLPVESFKKMIAQVVKAYPNFKVVATTLRTVKTATINDWGAICWHEGKFYEAQFRPNLEILDRVGGGDSFASGLIYGLMTTGDPQKAVEYGAAHGALAMTTPGDTSMATLKEVEKLMAGGSARVER, from the coding sequence ATGGGACTTTCAATTAAGCCTGCTTCTGAATGCAAGTACGATGAAATTTCTTTGGGTGAAATCATGCTGCGGCTTGATCCAGGTGAGGGCCGAATTCATACAGCTCGATGGTTTCGGGCCTGGGAAGGCGGCGGTGAATACAATGTGGCTCGGGGATTGCGCCGCTGCTTTGGATTGCGGACCGCAGTTGTTACAGCATTTGCCGATAATCCAGTGGGTCGGTTGATCGAGGATTTTATCCTGCAGGGTGGCGTGGATGTCTCGCTGATCAAATGGGTGCCTTATGACGGCATTGGCCGGACCGTTCGGAACGGTCTAAATTTCACTGAGCGGGGATTCGGCATTCGGGGTGCTGTTGGCTGCTCCGACCGTGGTAATACCGCAGCCTCTCAGTTGAAAAAGGGCGATTTCGATTGGGATATGATCTTTGGCGAGCTTGGGGTGCGATGGTTTCATACCGGCGGGATCTTCGCTGGGCTATCACCTACCACGCCAGAGGTGATCTTAGAGGCCATGGCTGCAGCCAAAAAGCACGGCACTGTTATCTCGTACGATTTGAACTACCGGCCCTCCTTATGGAAGGGGATCGGTGGTCAGCAGAAAGCGCAGGAAGTGAATCGAGAAATTGCTAAGCATGTCGATGTGATGATAGGTAATGAAGAAGATTTTACCGCCAGCTTGGGTTTTGAAGTTGAAGGAGTCGATGAAAAATTGGCCAATCTCCCAGTCGAGAGTTTCAAAAAAATGATCGCCCAAGTAGTGAAGGCGTATCCGAATTTTAAGGTTGTTGCCACGACGTTGCGAACCGTAAAGACTGCGACCATCAATGATTGGGGCGCCATTTGCTGGCATGAGGGGAAATTTTATGAGGCCCAGTTCCGGCCCAATCTGGAAATTTTGGATCGCGTGGGCGGCGGAGATAGCTTTGCCTCTGGTTTAATTTACGGACTTATGACCACTGGCGATCCGCAAAAAGCGGTCGAATATGGCGCAGCTCATGGCGCACTGGCGATGACCACTCCCGGCGATACCTCAATGGCCACATTGAAAGAAGTCGAGAAGCTTATGGCTGGGGGAAGCGCACGGGTTGAGCGATGA